One Telluria mixta DNA window includes the following coding sequences:
- a CDS encoding flagellar basal body L-ring protein FlgH codes for MKTLKTWAPAFAGATIAMALVGCAATPTSIVKGPTSVRPMLADGGTPTEGAIYNANTFRPMFEDRRARHIGDVLTVSIVEKTAANKSGASTGNKSGSAELGVPGLLQGRLGGNLATSSGVKYSDGDTQTASNAFTGTIGVTVSEVLPNGNLIVVGEKQIAMNKGVEFIRFSGMVNPDSIQAGNIVQSPLVADARVEYRTNSQIDRAEMTSMMSRFFQSLLPF; via the coding sequence ATGAAAACCCTGAAAACTTGGGCCCCTGCCTTCGCAGGGGCGACGATCGCCATGGCGCTCGTCGGTTGCGCAGCCACCCCGACGTCGATCGTCAAGGGCCCGACCTCCGTGCGCCCGATGCTGGCCGATGGCGGCACGCCGACGGAAGGCGCGATCTACAACGCCAATACCTTCCGCCCGATGTTCGAAGACCGCCGCGCGCGCCACATCGGCGACGTGCTTACGGTCAGCATCGTCGAGAAGACGGCGGCCAACAAGAGCGGCGCCAGCACCGGCAACAAGTCGGGCAGCGCCGAGCTTGGCGTGCCTGGCCTGCTGCAGGGCCGCCTGGGCGGTAACCTCGCCACGAGCAGCGGCGTCAAGTATTCCGACGGCGACACGCAAACCGCGTCGAACGCCTTCACGGGCACGATTGGCGTGACGGTGTCCGAAGTCCTGCCGAACGGTAACCTGATCGTCGTGGGCGAGAAACAGATCGCCATGAACAAGGGCGTCGAATTCATCCGCTTCTCGGGCATGGTGAATCCGGACTCGATCCAGGCGGGCAATATCGTGCAGTCGCCGCTCGTCGCCGACGCGCGCGTCGAATACCGTACCAACAGCCAGATCGACCGCGCCGAGATGACGTCGATGATGTCGCGCTTCTTCCAATCGCTGCTCCCGTTCTGA
- a CDS encoding flagellar basal body P-ring protein FlgI has protein sequence MNFKILALCVALLGPLTATTAHAERLKDLASIGGVRQNQLSGYGIVVGLDGTGDQTTQTPFTVQSITAMLQQKGISLPPGTQLQLKNVAAVMVTASLPAFAQPGQTIDVTVSSMGNAKSLRGGTLLMTPLQGADGQVYGMAQGNVLVGGAGASGGGAQVQVNQLSVGRISGGATVERAVASNLGADNQVKLELNTTDFATASRVVEAINDKFGPGIATALDGRVIRVRVPSSSDQRVTFLGMLEGMDVKPAEAAAKIILNARTGSVVMNRSVTLDPCAISHGNLSVSIGADTQVSQPNPGSLGRTVVTQTPQVSVKKDAGKVIMLNGGASLAEVVKAMNAIGATPQDLLAILQALKAAGSLRAELEII, from the coding sequence ATGAACTTCAAAATCCTCGCCCTCTGTGTCGCCCTGCTTGGTCCGCTGACTGCGACGACCGCCCACGCCGAGCGCCTCAAGGATCTCGCCAGCATCGGCGGCGTCCGTCAGAACCAGTTGTCCGGCTACGGCATCGTCGTCGGCCTCGACGGCACCGGCGACCAGACGACGCAGACCCCGTTCACCGTGCAGTCGATCACGGCGATGCTGCAGCAGAAGGGCATCAGCCTGCCGCCCGGCACGCAGCTGCAGCTGAAGAACGTGGCAGCCGTGATGGTCACTGCATCGCTGCCGGCGTTCGCGCAGCCGGGCCAGACGATCGACGTGACCGTCTCGTCGATGGGTAACGCGAAAAGCCTGCGCGGCGGCACGCTCCTGATGACGCCGTTGCAGGGCGCGGACGGCCAGGTGTACGGCATGGCCCAGGGCAATGTGCTCGTGGGCGGCGCCGGTGCGTCGGGCGGCGGTGCGCAGGTGCAGGTCAATCAACTGTCTGTCGGCCGCATCTCGGGCGGTGCCACGGTCGAGCGCGCCGTCGCATCGAACCTCGGTGCCGACAACCAGGTCAAGCTGGAATTGAACACGACGGATTTCGCCACCGCCAGCCGCGTCGTGGAAGCGATCAACGACAAGTTCGGCCCGGGCATCGCCACGGCGCTGGACGGCCGCGTGATCCGCGTGCGCGTGCCGTCGTCGAGCGACCAGCGCGTGACCTTCCTCGGCATGCTGGAAGGCATGGACGTCAAGCCGGCCGAAGCGGCCGCGAAGATCATCCTCAACGCACGCACCGGTTCCGTCGTCATGAACCGGTCCGTCACGCTGGATCCGTGCGCGATTTCGCACGGTAACCTGTCCGTCAGCATCGGCGCCGACACGCAGGTGAGCCAGCCGAACCCGGGTTCGCTGGGCCGCACCGTCGTCACGCAGACGCCGCAGGTGTCCGTCAAGAAGGATGCCGGCAAGGTCATCATGCTGAACGGCGGCGCGTCGCTGGCCGAAGTCGTCAAGGCGATGAACGCCATCGGCGCCACGCCGCAAGACCTGCTCGCGATCCTGCAGGCCCTGAAGGCCGCCGGTTCGCTGCGCGCCGAACTCGAGATCATCTAA
- the flgJ gene encoding flagellar assembly peptidoglycan hydrolase FlgJ yields the protein MLGSTSDLSSKFALDANSLGDLKQSAKAGSPEALKGAATQFESMFVNMMMKSMRDATPQDGMTDSQETKTFTGMLDQQMSQKMAKRGIGLADVLVRQLTVQQKGQQLMQDMNKQALGIGGEQQAAAAGGAAALRMQRDADTMPTDGVALNGKSGAAGVTGAARGTDNASKPAHVRAFQEKLADAAEEAEQVTGVPAKFMMGQAALETGWGRRVIRNADGTSSNNLFGIKAGPGWKGKVATAVTTEYINGKPHSRVEKFRAYDSHADAFKDYARMLSNNPRYEKVLAHGGDASTFAHGLQRAGYATDPQYAAKLSRIIKHSLA from the coding sequence ATGCTCGGTTCCACTTCCGACCTGTCCAGTAAATTTGCGCTCGACGCCAACAGCCTCGGCGACCTCAAGCAATCTGCGAAAGCCGGCTCGCCGGAAGCGCTGAAGGGTGCCGCGACGCAGTTCGAATCCATGTTCGTCAACATGATGATGAAGAGCATGCGCGACGCGACACCGCAGGACGGCATGACGGACAGCCAGGAAACGAAGACGTTCACGGGCATGCTGGACCAGCAGATGAGCCAGAAAATGGCCAAGCGCGGCATCGGCCTGGCCGACGTGCTCGTGCGCCAGCTGACCGTGCAGCAGAAGGGCCAGCAGCTGATGCAGGACATGAACAAGCAGGCCCTGGGCATCGGTGGCGAACAGCAGGCGGCTGCCGCCGGCGGCGCCGCGGCCCTGCGCATGCAGCGCGATGCCGACACGATGCCGACCGACGGCGTCGCACTGAATGGAAAAAGCGGCGCGGCCGGCGTGACGGGCGCCGCCCGCGGCACGGACAACGCCAGCAAGCCGGCGCACGTGCGCGCGTTCCAGGAAAAGCTGGCCGACGCCGCCGAGGAAGCGGAACAGGTGACGGGCGTGCCGGCGAAGTTCATGATGGGCCAGGCCGCGCTGGAAACCGGCTGGGGCCGCCGCGTGATCCGCAATGCGGACGGCACCTCCAGCAACAACCTGTTCGGCATCAAGGCCGGCCCGGGCTGGAAGGGCAAGGTGGCAACGGCCGTCACGACGGAATACATCAACGGCAAGCCGCACTCACGCGTGGAAAAATTCCGCGCCTACGATTCGCATGCGGACGCATTCAAGGACTACGCCCGCATGCTGAGCAACAACCCGCGCTACGAAAAAGTGCTGGCGCACGGCGGCGACGCGTCCACGTTCGCGCACGGCCTGCAGCGCGCCGGCTATGCGACCGACCCGCAGTACGCGGCCAAGCTGTCGCGCATCATCAAGCATTCGCTGGCGTGA
- the flgK gene encoding flagellar hook-associated protein FlgK: MSLLSIGKTGLYAAQAGLATTGNNITNANVAGYSRQVAVQSTAISMGGSNGYIGTGTQIAQVKRYSDDFLNAQVRTAQASSSGLDAYQAQVQQIDNLLADTTSGLSPALQDFFSAVQNLTGDGAGVSSRGSFMTSADTLAARFQSMTGRLEEIRKGVNTQLTASVTTINTYAKQIAQLNDKIGQLTEAGGLNPPNDLLDKRDQLIMDLNKQVKATVVPGDNYSLTVSIGNGQPLVVGVNAFELAATNSPTDQTRVTIGYVTHGKVTPMAESALTGGELGAVLQFRSQSLDLAQNSLGRVAIAVATTMNDQNKLGLDGNGNPGGDIFSIAPADVTKNVNNNQTSTTAIKATVVDATQLTTSNYKVDFDGTNYNVYRLADNKKTVISPFPQTQPQVIDGLAFDISGAADSGDNFLVRPTQNGAANFKLALTDGAQIAAAAPIATSVPLTNSGTGKISAGSVDKNYLGSPLTSTVTLAFDKATGTMSGFPAGQNVSMTLNGTTTTYPAGTNPPFKDGASYTVAGMSFTMNGAPGNGDKFTIAPNSGLGDTRNAGLMGDLQSKNILDGGKATYQSAYATLVSTIGNKTREVQANAEAAAAQLTQAEAAANNVSGVNLDEEAANLLKYQQAYQASGKVMQIADTIFNALLQIGH, from the coding sequence ATGTCCCTCCTCAGCATCGGCAAGACCGGTTTGTACGCCGCCCAGGCAGGCCTGGCGACGACCGGCAACAACATCACCAACGCCAACGTGGCCGGCTACAGCCGCCAGGTGGCGGTGCAGTCGACTGCGATCTCGATGGGGGGCTCGAACGGTTATATCGGTACCGGCACGCAGATCGCGCAGGTCAAGCGCTATTCGGACGACTTCCTGAACGCCCAGGTGCGCACGGCCCAGGCATCGAGCAGCGGGCTGGACGCCTATCAGGCGCAGGTCCAGCAGATCGACAACCTGCTGGCCGACACGACGTCCGGCCTGTCGCCGGCGCTGCAGGACTTCTTCTCCGCCGTGCAGAACCTCACGGGCGACGGCGCGGGCGTGTCGTCGCGCGGCTCGTTCATGACGTCGGCCGACACGCTGGCCGCCCGCTTCCAGAGCATGACTGGCCGCCTGGAGGAGATCCGCAAGGGCGTGAACACCCAGCTGACCGCGAGCGTCACGACGATCAACACGTATGCCAAGCAGATCGCCCAGCTGAACGACAAGATCGGCCAGCTGACGGAGGCCGGCGGCCTGAACCCGCCGAACGACCTGCTGGACAAGCGCGACCAGCTGATCATGGACCTGAACAAGCAGGTCAAGGCCACCGTCGTGCCGGGCGATAACTACAGCCTGACCGTATCGATCGGCAACGGCCAGCCGCTCGTCGTCGGCGTGAACGCCTTCGAGCTGGCGGCGACGAATTCGCCGACGGACCAGACCCGCGTGACGATCGGTTACGTCACCCACGGCAAGGTCACGCCGATGGCCGAGAGCGCGCTCACCGGCGGCGAACTGGGCGCCGTGCTGCAGTTCCGCAGCCAGTCGCTGGACCTCGCGCAGAATTCGCTGGGCCGCGTCGCGATCGCCGTGGCCACGACGATGAACGACCAGAACAAACTCGGCCTGGACGGCAACGGCAACCCGGGCGGCGACATCTTCAGCATCGCGCCGGCCGACGTGACGAAGAACGTCAACAACAACCAGACGAGTACCACGGCGATCAAGGCCACGGTCGTGGACGCCACGCAGCTCACGACGAGCAACTACAAGGTCGACTTCGACGGCACGAATTACAACGTGTACCGCCTGGCGGACAACAAGAAGACGGTGATCTCGCCGTTCCCGCAGACCCAGCCGCAGGTCATCGACGGCCTCGCGTTCGACATCTCGGGCGCCGCCGACTCGGGCGACAATTTCCTCGTGCGTCCGACGCAGAACGGCGCCGCCAACTTCAAGCTGGCGCTGACGGACGGCGCGCAGATCGCGGCCGCCGCGCCGATCGCCACGAGCGTCCCGCTGACCAACAGCGGCACGGGCAAGATCAGCGCGGGTTCGGTCGACAAGAATTACCTGGGTTCGCCGCTGACCAGCACCGTCACGCTCGCCTTCGACAAGGCGACGGGGACGATGTCCGGCTTTCCGGCCGGTCAAAACGTCAGCATGACGCTGAACGGCACGACGACGACGTACCCGGCCGGCACCAACCCGCCCTTCAAGGACGGCGCCAGCTACACGGTGGCCGGCATGAGCTTTACCATGAACGGTGCGCCCGGCAACGGCGACAAGTTCACCATCGCGCCGAACTCAGGCCTGGGCGATACCCGCAACGCCGGCCTGATGGGCGACCTGCAATCGAAGAACATCCTCGACGGCGGCAAGGCCACGTACCAGTCGGCCTATGCGACGCTGGTGTCCACGATCGGCAACAAGACGCGCGAAGTGCAGGCCAATGCCGAAGCCGCGGCGGCCCAGCTGACGCAGGCGGAGGCCGCCGCCAACAATGTCTCCGGCGTCAACCTCGACGAAGAGGCCGCCAACCTGCTCAAGTACCAGCAGGCGTACCAGGCGTCGGGCAAGGTGATGCAGATCGCCGATACGATCTTCAACGCGCTGCTGCAGATCGGCCATTGA
- the flgL gene encoding flagellar hook-associated protein FlgL, translating into MTLRISTNAIYQAGTTQINTLQSQMAKTQMQLSTNKRMLSAADDPIGSAKALELTQSQSMNTQFGTNRTNATSSLSLVDKTLSDVSGQIQDIQTLIVTAGNGGYTQSDREALATELEGRMADLLGSANTTDGTGTYLFSGYKTTTQPFTQTPTGATYQGDQGQRMLQVGSARKMAISESGSAIFEANVTGNGSFVTQAAGTNTGAGIISPGAVTDATKLTGHDYAIDFQVTGTPAVTTYTVTDNSTSPASAVLSNQPYTAGAAIAFDGMSFDIKGAPANGDKFSVQPSQKQSVFTTITNLIQTLRSPSIGSNGKAALANNLNTASLNMKNALDNVLTVQASVGARLKEVDSLDSTGDDLNVQYQTTLSGLQDLDMVKAISLYTQQQQTLQAAQVSFKTMSGLSLFNYIS; encoded by the coding sequence ATGACCTTACGCATCAGCACCAACGCGATCTACCAGGCCGGGACCACGCAGATCAATACGCTGCAAAGCCAGATGGCCAAGACGCAGATGCAGCTGTCGACGAACAAGCGCATGCTGTCGGCCGCCGACGATCCGATCGGCTCGGCGAAGGCGCTCGAACTGACGCAGTCGCAGTCGATGAACACGCAGTTCGGCACCAACCGCACGAACGCGACATCGTCGCTGTCGCTGGTCGACAAGACGCTTTCCGACGTGTCGGGCCAGATCCAGGACATCCAGACGCTGATCGTCACCGCCGGCAACGGGGGCTACACGCAGAGCGACCGCGAAGCGCTGGCCACCGAGCTGGAAGGGCGCATGGCCGACCTGCTCGGCTCGGCCAACACGACGGACGGCACCGGCACCTATCTGTTTTCCGGCTACAAGACGACCACGCAACCGTTCACCCAGACCCCGACGGGCGCGACGTACCAGGGCGACCAGGGCCAGCGCATGCTGCAGGTCGGCTCGGCGCGCAAGATGGCGATCAGCGAAAGCGGCAGCGCCATCTTCGAGGCGAACGTCACCGGCAACGGCAGCTTCGTCACGCAGGCCGCGGGCACGAACACGGGCGCGGGCATCATCTCGCCGGGCGCCGTGACGGACGCGACCAAGCTGACGGGCCACGACTACGCGATCGATTTCCAGGTCACGGGCACGCCGGCCGTGACGACCTACACGGTGACGGACAACTCGACGTCGCCCGCAAGCGCCGTGCTGAGCAATCAGCCCTACACGGCGGGCGCCGCGATCGCCTTCGACGGCATGTCGTTCGACATCAAGGGCGCCCCGGCCAACGGCGACAAGTTCAGCGTGCAGCCGAGCCAGAAGCAATCCGTGTTCACGACGATCACGAACCTGATCCAGACCCTGCGCAGCCCGTCCATCGGCTCGAACGGCAAGGCCGCGCTGGCGAACAACCTGAACACGGCCAGCCTGAACATGAAGAACGCGCTGGACAACGTGCTCACCGTACAAGCCTCGGTGGGCGCGCGCCTGAAGGAAGTCGATTCGCTGGACAGCACGGGCGACGACCTCAACGTCCAGTACCAGACCACGCTGAGCGGCCTGCAGGACCTGGACATGGTCAAGGCGATTTCGCTGTACACCCAGCAGCAACAGACGCTGCAGGCGGCCCAGGTGTCGTTCAAGACAATGTCCGGCCTCTCTCTCTTCAACTACATTTCCTAA
- a CDS encoding IS4 family transposase, whose translation MFNVNPFSIMALQLDLDYSASLTPQEFDRFASLIDPAWIDEALQQTGTVSVRRRRLPADRMVWLVIGLALFRNEPIWHIVKQLDLADGPAASTPVPSASVAGRERLGEAPLEWLFKRTASCWGERAPAESALFHGLRSYAVDGVVWSVPSTPENEREFGRPRGGDGRDGAWPQLRAVCLMDTHSHLLRAVDFGECQTGELSYAKTLIQAAPDNSLTIFDRAYFSAAFLLDWQRSGLQKHWLIRTKTSLCYEVVCQVAPGDCLVRLPVSPQARRQHPDLPSHWQARLIECTVGGQPRRFLTSLCDAHRFPARDVAAHYVQRWEIELGFREMKQGMLKKAPVLRSRLPELVRQEVWGMLIAYNLLRHEIAQMATELNVPPQRLSFQWLALAIVTALYHWPLETPGTFPKRLAWLREQARAYLLPERRTRSYPRTIKSRKSKYSTKHASPA comes from the coding sequence ATGTTCAACGTAAATCCGTTTTCTATCATGGCTCTGCAACTTGACCTGGATTACTCGGCCTCGCTGACGCCGCAGGAATTTGACCGTTTCGCCAGCCTTATCGATCCGGCGTGGATCGATGAGGCTTTGCAACAGACTGGCACTGTGTCGGTGCGTCGTCGTCGGTTACCGGCCGATCGGATGGTCTGGCTGGTAATTGGACTGGCATTGTTTCGAAACGAGCCGATCTGGCATATCGTCAAACAGCTCGATCTTGCCGATGGCCCGGCAGCCAGCACACCTGTCCCCAGTGCTTCAGTGGCGGGGCGTGAGCGTTTAGGCGAAGCCCCATTGGAATGGCTGTTCAAGCGGACGGCAAGCTGCTGGGGTGAGCGTGCCCCAGCGGAGAGTGCGCTGTTTCATGGCCTGCGCAGTTATGCTGTTGATGGCGTGGTCTGGTCGGTGCCGAGCACGCCAGAAAACGAAAGGGAGTTTGGCCGGCCCCGGGGAGGTGACGGACGTGATGGCGCTTGGCCGCAATTGCGTGCCGTCTGCCTGATGGATACCCACAGTCACCTGCTGCGCGCGGTCGACTTCGGAGAGTGCCAGACAGGTGAGCTGAGCTATGCAAAGACACTGATACAGGCTGCGCCTGATAACTCGCTCACGATTTTTGATCGAGCCTATTTCTCGGCCGCGTTTCTACTGGACTGGCAACGGTCGGGCCTGCAAAAGCATTGGCTGATACGCACCAAAACCTCGCTGTGTTATGAGGTAGTCTGCCAGGTGGCTCCCGGTGACTGTCTGGTACGGCTTCCCGTCTCACCTCAGGCGCGTCGGCAGCATCCGGATCTTCCCTCGCACTGGCAGGCTAGACTGATCGAATGCACGGTGGGCGGACAGCCTCGACGATTTCTCACCTCGCTGTGCGATGCGCATCGTTTCCCCGCGCGTGACGTCGCCGCACACTACGTGCAGCGATGGGAGATCGAACTCGGTTTCAGGGAAATGAAGCAAGGCATGCTGAAAAAAGCGCCTGTCCTGCGCAGCAGGCTGCCGGAACTCGTGCGCCAGGAAGTATGGGGAATGTTGATCGCCTACAACCTGCTGCGCCATGAAATTGCCCAGATGGCCACTGAACTGAACGTGCCGCCGCAGCGCCTCAGCTTCCAATGGCTGGCCCTGGCCATCGTTACCGCGCTGTACCACTGGCCGCTCGAAACACCCGGCACCTTCCCCAAGCGATTGGCATGGCTACGTGAACAAGCACGTGCCTACCTTCTACCAGAGCGACGAACACGCTCATATCCGAGAACAATAAAATCCAGGAAATCCAAGTACTCAACAAAACATGCCAGCCCCGCTTAA
- the fliR gene encoding flagellar biosynthetic protein FliR encodes MISFTTTELYAWIGGLLWPLTRILGLVAVAPVFGNTAVPILIKTTLGVLLATIIGPTLPPVPLVDPTSWAGILIVAQELLIGVAMGFAMRLVFAAIEFAGEVASSTMGFSFATFFDPSSAGRSSAISQFLALVATMAFLAMNAHLVLIEALAESFFTLPISATPMSLSAPLEMMRWGSRVFSAGLQIAMPIVAAMLITNIALAILTRAAPQLNLFGIGFPITLGAGFLIISLTLPYLGTPLQNLFNQGIEAGRRIPRVGGQRPGQPPPPAAPR; translated from the coding sequence ATGATTTCCTTTACGACTACCGAACTCTATGCGTGGATCGGCGGCCTGTTGTGGCCGCTGACGCGCATCCTCGGCCTCGTCGCGGTGGCGCCCGTGTTCGGCAACACGGCCGTGCCCATCCTCATCAAGACGACGCTCGGCGTGCTGCTGGCCACGATCATCGGCCCCACGCTTCCGCCCGTACCGCTCGTCGATCCGACGTCGTGGGCGGGCATCCTGATCGTCGCGCAGGAGCTCCTGATCGGCGTCGCGATGGGCTTCGCCATGCGCCTCGTGTTCGCCGCCATCGAATTCGCGGGCGAGGTCGCCAGCTCGACGATGGGCTTTTCGTTCGCCACGTTCTTCGATCCCAGCTCGGCCGGCCGCTCGTCGGCCATCAGCCAGTTCCTCGCGCTCGTCGCGACGATGGCCTTCCTCGCCATGAATGCCCACCTCGTGCTGATCGAGGCGCTGGCGGAAAGCTTTTTCACGCTGCCGATCTCGGCCACGCCGATGTCGCTGTCCGCACCGCTGGAAATGATGCGCTGGGGCAGCCGCGTGTTCTCGGCCGGCCTGCAGATCGCGATGCCGATCGTCGCCGCCATGCTCATCACCAACATCGCACTGGCGATCCTCACGCGCGCGGCGCCGCAGCTGAACCTGTTCGGCATCGGCTTCCCGATCACCCTGGGCGCCGGCTTCCTCATCATCAGCCTCACGCTGCCGTACCTGGGCACGCCGCTGCAAAACCTGTTCAACCAGGGGATCGAGGCGGGCCGCAGGATCCCGCGCGTGGGCGGCCAACGGCCGGGGCAGCCACCGCCACCAGCCGCCCCACGATAA
- the fliQ gene encoding flagellar biosynthesis protein FliQ, with translation MTPESVIAMGRTAMEVTLMVSAPLLLVALVIGLVVSIFQAATQINEQTLSFIPKLIGVFIALVLAGPWMISVMTDYMRNLFSGIPQMIG, from the coding sequence ATGACTCCGGAAAGCGTCATCGCGATGGGCCGCACGGCCATGGAAGTCACGCTGATGGTGTCGGCGCCGCTGCTGCTCGTCGCGCTCGTCATCGGCCTCGTCGTCAGCATCTTCCAGGCTGCCACGCAGATCAACGAACAGACCCTGTCCTTCATTCCCAAGCTGATCGGCGTTTTCATCGCGCTCGTGCTCGCGGGGCCGTGGATGATCTCGGTCATGACCGACTACATGCGCAACCTGTTCAGCGGCATTCCGCAGATGATCGGGTGA
- the fliP gene encoding flagellar type III secretion system pore protein FliP (The bacterial flagellar biogenesis protein FliP forms a type III secretion system (T3SS)-type pore required for flagellar assembly.) yields the protein MLNKRLLLATGLVALPLAAAVAAPAIPAFTTSAAPGGGTAYSLPVQTLLLMTALTFIPAALLMMTSFTRIIIVLSLLRQALGTQTAPPNQVMVGLALFLTLFVMGPTFDRIYTEAYVPLQENRIQMGEAMDKAAAPLKGFMLKQTRQSDLALFVKISRTPALQGPEDVPLRVLIPAFITSELKTAFQIGFAIFIPFLIIDMVVASVLMSMGMMMMSPAVISLPFKLMLFVLVDGWQLLLGSLSQSFY from the coding sequence ATGCTGAATAAACGACTCTTGCTGGCGACGGGCCTCGTGGCCCTGCCGCTGGCGGCGGCGGTGGCGGCCCCCGCCATCCCCGCTTTCACGACGAGCGCGGCCCCGGGCGGCGGCACCGCCTACTCGCTGCCGGTGCAGACGCTGCTGCTGATGACGGCGCTGACGTTCATCCCCGCCGCGCTGCTGATGATGACGAGTTTTACGCGCATCATCATCGTGCTCTCCCTGCTGCGCCAGGCGCTCGGCACGCAGACGGCGCCACCGAACCAGGTGATGGTGGGCCTCGCGCTGTTCCTCACCCTGTTCGTGATGGGGCCGACGTTCGACCGCATCTACACGGAAGCGTACGTGCCGCTGCAGGAAAACCGCATCCAGATGGGCGAGGCGATGGACAAGGCCGCCGCGCCGCTGAAGGGGTTCATGCTGAAGCAGACGCGCCAGTCCGACCTCGCCCTGTTCGTCAAGATCTCGCGCACGCCCGCGCTGCAGGGTCCGGAAGACGTGCCGCTGCGCGTGCTGATTCCCGCCTTCATCACGAGCGAGCTCAAGACTGCATTCCAGATCGGCTTCGCCATCTTCATCCCGTTCCTCATCATCGATATGGTCGTCGCGTCCGTGCTGATGTCGATGGGTATGATGATGATGTCGCCGGCCGTGATCTCGCTGCCGTTCAAGCTGATGCTGTTCGTGCTCGTCGATGGCTGGCAGTTGCTGCTGGGCTCGTTGTCCCAGAGTTTTTACTAG
- the fliO gene encoding flagellar biosynthetic protein FliO: protein MTEPAAATAPAQQTTQQVQHATSATSPAPAANAQPRAVAGTGAPSAAPTPTVQPDTTAAPTGAAVPATQPDVVAPRPATPGTAVPPVTMPAGSSTGSLLQTLFALILVLAVLGALAWFLKRYGPKVGGGNANLRVVGSLNLGGRERIVVVEVGNEWIVVGASPGRINALATMPRQDGQNGDTNAHAALARQENAAPAAHSFADWLKQTIDKRK from the coding sequence TTGACCGAACCTGCGGCGGCGACGGCCCCTGCTCAGCAGACGACCCAGCAAGTCCAACACGCCACCTCGGCCACCTCGCCCGCGCCCGCTGCGAATGCACAACCGCGGGCAGTCGCCGGCACCGGCGCGCCATCCGCTGCGCCGACGCCCACCGTCCAGCCTGACACCACCGCCGCACCCACCGGCGCGGCAGTCCCCGCCACGCAGCCCGACGTCGTCGCCCCGCGTCCCGCCACGCCGGGCACGGCCGTTCCGCCGGTCACGATGCCGGCCGGCTCATCGACGGGCAGCCTGTTGCAGACACTGTTCGCGCTGATCCTCGTGCTGGCCGTGCTGGGCGCCCTCGCCTGGTTCCTCAAGCGCTACGGGCCCAAGGTCGGCGGCGGTAACGCGAACCTGCGCGTCGTCGGCTCGCTGAACCTCGGCGGCCGCGAGCGCATCGTGGTGGTCGAAGTGGGCAATGAATGGATCGTGGTCGGTGCATCACCCGGCCGCATCAACGCGCTGGCGACAATGCCGCGCCAGGACGGGCAGAATGGCGATACCAACGCTCACGCCGCGCTTGCCCGGCAAGAAAATGCGGCGCCGGCCGCGCACAGCTTCGCCGACTGGCTCAAACAAACGATCGACAAACGCAAGTGA
- the fliN gene encoding flagellar motor switch protein FliN, producing MSDTQDDQGSLDDDWGAAIAEQAAAEAAALANQQQAASAAVFKDFSNKGPRPETPNDIDFILDIPVQLTVELGRTKIAIKNLLQLAQGSVVELDGLAGEPMDVLVNGCLIAQGEVVVVNDKFGIRLTDIITPSERIRKLNK from the coding sequence ATGTCCGACACTCAAGACGACCAAGGCAGTCTCGACGACGATTGGGGCGCAGCGATCGCCGAACAGGCCGCCGCGGAAGCCGCTGCGCTGGCCAACCAGCAGCAGGCGGCCTCGGCCGCCGTGTTCAAGGATTTCTCGAACAAGGGCCCCCGTCCGGAGACGCCCAACGACATCGACTTCATCCTCGACATCCCCGTCCAGCTGACGGTGGAACTGGGCCGCACCAAGATCGCCATCAAGAACCTGCTGCAACTCGCGCAGGGTTCCGTGGTCGAACTGGATGGCCTGGCGGGTGAGCCGATGGACGTGCTCGTCAACGGCTGCCTGATCGCCCAGGGCGAGGTGGTGGTCGTGAACGACAAGTTCGGTATCCGCCTCACCGACATCATCACCCCGTCGGAGCGCATCCGCAAGCTCAACAAATGA